The Thermoanaerobaculales bacterium sequence TCAAGGACCGCGCCACCGGCAGCTGGCTGCGGATCTGCTCCGAGTGCGGGCTGCCGCTCGAGGTGACCGGCGGCGACGAGCTCGACGTGCTCGAGGTCACCTTCACGCCGGACGACGAGGCGGGCGCCAAGCTGCCGGCCGAGACGGGGGTCGGCGACGCCGGGGAGAGCCGATGACGCAGGTGATCACCGTCCGGCGGCGGGCGCTGGCGGCGAGCGAGGATCGGGCGCGGCTGCTCCGCGAGAGGTTCGCGCAATCCGGGACGCTGGTGGTCAACCTCATCTCGGCGCCCGGCTCCGGGAAGACCACCCTCCTCGAGGCGACGCTGCGGAGACTGACCGCCGGCCACCGCTGCGCAGTGATCGAGGGCGATGTCGCCACCGAGCGCGACGCCGACCGGATCCGCGCCCTCGGGGTGCCCGCCCACCAGATCCTGACCGGCGGCGCCTGCCACCTCGACGCCCGCCAGGTCGAGGCGGCGCTCGCGACCCCCGGCCTGCCGCCGGCAGACATCCTGTTCATCGAGAACGTTGGCAACCTGATCTGCCCGACCGCCTACGACCTCGGCGAGGACCTCAAGGTCGCGGTGCTGTCGGTCGCCGAGGGCGACGACAAGCCCTTCAAGTACCCGGCCATCTTCGCCCGCGCAGCCGTCACGGTGATCAGCAAGATCGACCTCCTCCCCCACCTGACCTTCGACGTCGCCGCCGTCGAGGAGCAGCTCCGCGCGCTCAACCCGGGTGGCACGATCCTCACGACCTCGGCGGTTACGGCCGAGGGCGTCGACGCGTGGTGCGACCTGCTCGTGAAGCGATTGGCCGACAAGCGACGAGCGTCAGCTCCGCCATGATCGTGCTTCAACTCCAATTCCGCCCTTCGGGCGCAAACGCATCGAGTGAACCTCGCACGGCGACTCCGCCGAACGGCAGGGTTCGGCAACCCGCCCGACGGGCGGAATTGGAAACGGGGGGGAACCTGAGGCCGACTCCGGAGCGGAGACCGTGAAGGGCCATGTGATCCGCCTCCGAGTTCGGTGTCGAGGGGCAGTCCAGGGGGTGGGCTTCCGGCCGACCGTCCACCGGCTCGCGACCGCGGCCGGCCTCGCCGGCTGGGTGGTCAACGACCCCGGCGGCGCGACGGTCGAGGTCGAGGGCCCCGAGCCCGCGGTGCGCGCCTTCCCCGACCGGCTGCGCGCCGCCCTGCCTGCCCTGGCCCGGCTCGACACCATGGAGGTGGCGGAGATCCCGGTCGCCGGCGAGGCCGTCTTCGAGGTCCGCAGCTCCCGCGAGGGGCGCCGCGCGGGCGCGCTGGTTCCGCCGGACGCCGCGCTCTGCGCCGACTGCCGCCGCGAGCTTGACGACCCGGGCGACCGCCGCCACCACTACCCCTTCATCACCTGCACCAACTGCGGCCCGCGCTTCTCCCTCGTCCACCATCTCCCCTACGACCGGCGGACGACGTCGATGGCCTGCTTCCCGATGTGCCCGGCCTGCGGCCGCGAGTACGCCGATCCCGCCGACCGGCGCTTCCACGCCGAGCCGGTCTGCTGCCCCGACTGCGGCCCGCGGCTGCGGCTCCTCGACGCAACAGGCGCAACGCGGGCGTCCGGGGACGGCGCGATCGAGGCTGCGCGGCGGGCACTGCTCGCGGGCGAGGTGGTCGCGGTCAAGGGCCTCGGCGGGTTCCAGCTCGCCTGCCGCGCCGACCTCGCGGCCCCGGTGCAGGCGCTGCGGGCCCGTAAGCGGAGGCCGACCAAGCCCTTCGCAGTCATGGTCCGGGGCCTTGCCGAAGCGGAGGAGCTGGTGCGGCTGACCGACGCCGACCGCCGGCTGATGGCGTCGCCGCGCTCGCCGGTGGTGCTCGCGCCCCGCGTGCCGGGCTGCGCGGTGGTCGACGAGGTGGCCCCCGGGATCGGTGACCTCGGCGTGATGCTGACGACGACGCCGCTGCACGTGGAGCTGCTGCGCCCGGTCGAGATGCCGCCGCTGGTCATGACCTCGGGAAATCTCAGCGACGAGCCGATCTGCCGGGAAAACCGGGAGGCGCTGCAGCGGCTGGCCGGGGTCGCCGATGCCTTCCTGGTCCACGACCGCGACGTGGTGCGCCGGGTCGATGACTCGGTCGTCCGTTCCTGCGCTGATGCGCCGGTCGTCGTGCGGCGCGCCCGGGGCTGGGTCCCGGAGCCGCTGCCGCTGCCCGAAGCATCACCGTCGCCGGTTCTCGCCGTCGGCGGCCACCTGCTTTCAACCGCCTGTGTCGCGGTAGGTGACCAGGCGTTCCTGTCGCAGCATTGCGGCGACCTCGACTCCGAGCCGGCGCGCCGTTTCCACCGGGAGGTCATCGACGGCCTCGAGGACTTCCTCCAGGTCGCCCCCGCGGTCATCGTCTCGGACGCCCACCCCGACTACCCGAGCTCGTGGCTCGCCCGGGAGCTCGCCGCCGCCCGCAGCGGTCGTGTCCTCGAGGTCCAGCACCACCTCGCCCACGCCGCGGCGGCGCTCGCCGAGCACGGCCGCTTCCCCGCCGCCGGCGAGCAGGCACTGGCGATCAGCCTCGACGGCACCGGCTGGGGGCCTGACGGCACCGCCTGGGGCGGCGAGTGGCTGCACCTCGACGGCGACCTGAGCTGGTGGCGCGTCGGCCACCTCGAGCCGCTGCCCCTGGTCGGCGGCGAGGCCGCGGTGCGCGAGCCGTGGCGGGTGGCGGTGGCGGCCCTGGCGCGCGCCGGCGCCGCGGACCTGGTCTGGGACCTGCCGCTGGGCCGCGCTGTCGACCGGAACCTCGCTCGCGAGGTCGCGCGCCTCGCCGCCGGCGACGGGGCCTGGCCGCTCGCCTCCGGAGCCGGTCGCCTGTTCGAGGCCGCCGGCGC is a genomic window containing:
- the hypF gene encoding carbamoyltransferase HypF, with amino-acid sequence MIRLRVRCRGAVQGVGFRPTVHRLATAAGLAGWVVNDPGGATVEVEGPEPAVRAFPDRLRAALPALARLDTMEVAEIPVAGEAVFEVRSSREGRRAGALVPPDAALCADCRRELDDPGDRRHHYPFITCTNCGPRFSLVHHLPYDRRTTSMACFPMCPACGREYADPADRRFHAEPVCCPDCGPRLRLLDATGATRASGDGAIEAARRALLAGEVVAVKGLGGFQLACRADLAAPVQALRARKRRPTKPFAVMVRGLAEAEELVRLTDADRRLMASPRSPVVLAPRVPGCAVVDEVAPGIGDLGVMLTTTPLHVELLRPVEMPPLVMTSGNLSDEPICRENREALQRLAGVADAFLVHDRDVVRRVDDSVVRSCADAPVVVRRARGWVPEPLPLPEASPSPVLAVGGHLLSTACVAVGDQAFLSQHCGDLDSEPARRFHREVIDGLEDFLQVAPAVIVSDAHPDYPSSWLARELAAARSGRVLEVQHHLAHAAAALAEHGRFPAAGEQALAISLDGTGWGPDGTAWGGEWLHLDGDLSWWRVGHLEPLPLVGGEAAVREPWRVAVAALARAGAADLVWDLPLGRAVDRNLAREVARLAAGDGAWPLASGAGRLFEAAGALLAAVVRNDWEGEAAVVLETLAAAWPGEAEAWPLGNHELGGLPVLPSAGMLAEAARRLAGGEQAERIAASFHATFCALAVDLTRRAGGPATVALGGGCLVNRLLRDGLRAGLQQSGFEPLLATSVPPGDGGLAYGQAALAAVALARGVEPRARVGLTR
- the hypB gene encoding hydrogenase nickel incorporation protein HypB, yielding MTQVITVRRRALAASEDRARLLRERFAQSGTLVVNLISAPGSGKTTLLEATLRRLTAGHRCAVIEGDVATERDADRIRALGVPAHQILTGGACHLDARQVEAALATPGLPPADILFIENVGNLICPTAYDLGEDLKVAVLSVAEGDDKPFKYPAIFARAAVTVISKIDLLPHLTFDVAAVEEQLRALNPGGTILTTSAVTAEGVDAWCDLLVKRLADKRRASAPP